In Dioscorea cayenensis subsp. rotundata cultivar TDr96_F1 chromosome 11, TDr96_F1_v2_PseudoChromosome.rev07_lg8_w22 25.fasta, whole genome shotgun sequence, a single genomic region encodes these proteins:
- the LOC120272336 gene encoding ubiquitin domain-containing protein DSK2a-like isoform X1: protein MGGGVAGEHGESSATGIGGGLAIVHVRSSNGSKISVETNLDVNVGDFKVVLAGKCDVLAEQQRLIYKGRILKDEQTLASYGLESDHTIHLVRGFPAPSASTDRAASNLGLSRDPDRNSRRSGTLLAELFGNGGSSSFGSGFSGFDQVEQQLTENPNMMREIMNMPVLQNLMNNPDIVRNLIMNNPQMREIIDQNPDLAHVLNDPSTLRQTLEVARNPELMREVMRNTDRAMSNIESSPEGFNMLRRMYETVQEPFLNATTMAGDSASNLGSNSFGDLLEHQTAVQSNILSANPSPTNSDATIASSTPNTNPLPNPWARASKFVFQISACKMFATSDVLPSFWFNSTAQVPQTTRTLSTPNSNVRTSGLAGLTELGMPELERMVGGALDSSLISQLMQNPSMRQLMQNVLSDPQFMNQVLDSNPHIQNLLESNTQLRDLLLNPESRRRLASSLMLERLASLRPSLTALLGAQQSSQEQTQAGDDLGTPNISGLESLMNFLPRHSPGGLGATNNTDVPPEELFATQLSQLQEMGFGDTQENIRALTATSGNVHAAVERLLRNLGQ from the exons ATGGGTGGTGGCGTCGCCGGCGAGCACGGTGAGTCGAGCGCCACCGGCATCGGCGGCGGTTTGGCCATTGTCCACGTTCGGTCCTCCAACGGGTCAAAGATCTCTGTGGAGACGAACCTCGACGTCAACGTTGGGGATTTCAAGGTTGTTCTGGCGGGGAAGTGCGACGTTCTGGCGGAGCAACAGCGTCTGATATATAAAGGCCGGATCCTGAAGGATGAGCAAACCCTAGCCAGCTATG GTTTGGAGTCAGACCATACTATCCATTTGGTTCGTGGTTTTCCTGCACCTAGTGCATCAACTGATCGAGCTGCATCCAACCTTGGACTTTCAAGGGATCCTGATCGCAATTCCCGGCGTTCGGGCACTCTTCTTGCAGAGCTCTTTGGAAATGGGGGTTCGAGTTCATTTGGATCTGGATTTTCAGGATTTGATCAGGTGGAGCAGCAATTAACCGAGAATCCTAACATGATGAGAGAGATAATGAACATGCCTGTTCTTCAGAATCTGATGAACAACCCTGATATTGTGAGAAACTTGATCATGAACAATCCTCAAATGCGAGAGATTATAGACCAAAATCCTGATCTTGCACATGTACTTAATGACCCTAGCACCCTTCGCCAAACTTTGGAAGTGGCAAGGAATCCTGAACTGATGCGAGAAGTCATGAGAAACACAGACAGGGCAATGAGCAATATCGAATCTTCTCCAGAGGGATTTAACATGCTCCGGCGCATGTATGAGACTGTTCAGGAACCATTCCTGAATGCCACTACGATGGCTGGTGACTCGGCAAGTAATTTAGGATCTAACTCATTTGGAGACCTTTTGGAGCACCAAACGGCTGTACAATCCAACATTTTATCAGCTAACCCTTCACCTACTAATTCAGATGCAACAATTGCATCTTCCACCCCTAATACCAACCCTCTACCCAATCCATGGGCCCGGGCAAGTAAGTTTGTTTTCCAAATTTCTGCATGCAAAATGTTTGCAACTTCCGATGTCTTACCATCATTTTGGTTTAACTCAACAGCCCAGGTTCCGCAGACCACCAGGACCCTTTCAACCCCTAACAGCAATGTAAGAACATCTGGATTAGCTGGATTAACTGAACTTGGCATGCCGGAATTGGAAAGAATGGTAGGTGGTGCTTTGGATTCTTCCCTCATCAGTCAATTAATGCAAAACCCATCTATGAGACAGTTAATGCAGAATGTGCTGTCTGACCCCCAGTTCATGAACCAG GTTCTTGATTCAAATCCTCACATTCAAAACCTGCTGGAGTCCAATACCCAACTGAGAGATTTATTGCTAAATCCAGAATCACGTCGTCGGCTGGCTTCCTCGTTAATGCTAGAG CGACTAGCTAGCCTTCGCCCATCACTTACAGCACTATTAGGTGCACAACAATCAAGCCA GGAACAAACACAAGCTGGTGATGACTTGG GCACACCGAATATTTCTGGTTTGGAGTCGTTGATGAACTTCTTACCTAGACATTCTCCTGGTGGTCTTGGTGCTACCAACAACACTGATG TACCACCTGAAGAACTTTTTGCAACCCAGCTATCTCAGCTTCAAGAAATGGGTTTCGGCGATACACAGGAGAATATCCGTGCTTTGACTGCCACTTCCGGAAATGTCCATGCTGCAGTTGAACGTCTCTTGCGAAATCTCGGTCAGTAA
- the LOC120271915 gene encoding LOW QUALITY PROTEIN: single-strand DNA endonuclease 1 (The sequence of the model RefSeq protein was modified relative to this genomic sequence to represent the inferred CDS: inserted 2 bases in 1 codon): protein MGVKNLWDILESCKKTLPLHHLQNKRLCVDLSCWLIQFQNANKSPACIXRDKLYLRSLFHRLRALIALNCSLIFVTDGAIPSIKLSTYRRRLGAGAESTREEANPLTVASLRRNASSEFSCMIKEAKVLGLALGIPCLDGLEEAEAQCALLNAESLCDGCFSSDSDIFLFGARTVYRDVVLGDGGHVSCYEMVDIESKLGLGRNSLITLALLLGGDYSQRVHGFGPEKALQVVKSMGDDNVLQQIISEGLMGLKKRTGTKKMDKHINRDKNKENDQSQMRNINMNSKNQGLDDQFCQVIKAYLKPKCHSADSEAVLRVCSEWPFQLTQIQHICEQYFGWNPEKTDEYILSKIAERDLRRFANLRLVSSELGARIPFDKLPVICPVSTIVKQRKLHGNVCFEVSWQNMGGIQMSIVPADLLESACPEMISEFMARKDEEKKCRNRRLNTRKSSKASINEVEARLQSLMLSIDSESNSVPSSSSNFHHSATNTTTPDIIDLSSPSPPHRPSKVAEPVDVIEIYDSEAEMSTEHQRKARNLKLFLDNIRNELH, encoded by the exons ATGGGGGTGAAAAATCTCTGGGATATCTTGGAATCTTGCAAGAAAACCCTACCACTCCACCATCTCCA GAACAAGAGACTTTGCGTCGATCTTTCTTGCTGGTTGATCCAGTTCCAGAACGCCAACAAGTCGCCGGCTTGCAT AAGGGACAAGCTCTACTTGAGGAGTTTGTTCCACCGGCTTCGAGCACTCATCGCTTTGAATTGCAGCCTCATCTTTGTCACTG ATGGAGCGATTCCTTCGATTAAGTTGTCGACATATAGAAGAAGGTTGGGCGCCGGTGCTGAG TCTACCCGTGAGGAGGCTAACCCTCTGACCGTGGCGTCACTCCGGCGGAATGCGAGCTCCGAGTTCTCTTGTATGATAAAAGAAGCCAAAGTTCTTGGGCTTGCACTTGGAATCCCTTGCTTGGATGG GCTTGAGGAAGCTGAGGCCCAGTGTGCTTTGCTGAATGCTGAGTCACTCTGT GATGGATGCTTCTCTTCAGATTCAGATATCTTTCTTTTTGGAGCTCGAACAGTGTACAGAGACGTTGTCTTGG GTGATGGTGGGCATGTAAGTTGCTATGAGATGGTTGATATAGAAAGCAAACTTGGCTTGggtaggaattcattg ATCACACTTGCACTACTTCTTGGTGGTGATTATTCTCAAAGAGTTCATGGCTTTGGTCCA GAGAAAGCCCTCCAGGTTGTTAAGTCCATGGGGGATGACAATGTCCTCCAACAAATCATATCTGAGGGATTAATGGGTCTTAAGAAAAGGACAGGGACAAAGAAAATGGATAAACATATCAACcgtgataaaaataaagagaatgacCAGTCCCAAATGAGAAATATTAATA TGAATTCAAAGAATCAAGGCTTAGATGATCAGTTTTGTCAAGTTATTAAAGCATATCTGAAACCAAAATGTCATTCAGCTGACTCAGAGGCTGTGCTCAG AGTTTGCAGTGAGTGGCCATTTCAGCTAACCCAAATTCAACATATATGTGAGCAGTATTTTGGTTGGAACCCTGAGAAGACGG ATGAATACATCCTTTCCAAGATTGCTGAGAGAGATCTTAGGAGATTTGCTAACCTACGGCTTGTTTCATCTGAGCTAGGAGCAAGAATTCCATTTGATAAG CTGCCAGTTATCTGCCCTGTTTCTACCATTGTTAAGCAAAGAAAACTACATGGTAATGTATGTTTTGAGGTTTCGTGGCAAAATATGGGTGGAATTCAGATGTCTATCGTCCCTGCAGATCTTTTGGAGAG TGCCTGCCCAGAAATGATATCTGAGTTCATGGCAAGGaaggatgaagaaaagaaatgtCGAAACAGAAGATTAAATACAAGGAAATCAAGTAAAGCATCTATTAATGAAGTTGAAGCCCGGCTCCAAAGCCTAATGCTCAGCATTGATTCAGAGAGCAACTCAGTCCCCAGTTCAAGCTCAAATTTCCATCATTCAGCTACAAATACCACAACACCCGATATCATCGATCTATCCAGTCCTTCACCGCCTCATCGCCCATCTAAAGTTGCCGAACCTGTGGATGTCATTGAAATTTATGATTCAGAAGCTGAGATGTCAACTGAACATCAGCGGAAGGCGAGAAATCTGAAGTTGTTTTTAGACAATATCAGGAATGAACTTcattag
- the LOC120272336 gene encoding ubiquitin domain-containing protein DSK2a-like isoform X2: MGGGVAGEHGESSATGIGGGLAIVHVRSSNGSKISVETNLDVNVGDFKVVLAGKCDVLAEQQRLIYKGRILKDEQTLASYGLESDHTIHLVRGFPAPSASTDRAASNLGLSRDPDRNSRRSGTLLAELFGNGGSSSFGSGFSGFDQVEQQLTENPNMMREIMNMPVLQNLMNNPDIVRNLIMNNPQMREIIDQNPDLAHVLNDPSTLRQTLEVARNPELMREVMRNTDRAMSNIESSPEGFNMLRRMYETVQEPFLNATTMAGDSASNLGSNSFGDLLEHQTAVQSNILSANPSPTNSDATIASSTPNTNPLPNPWARATQVPQTTRTLSTPNSNVRTSGLAGLTELGMPELERMVGGALDSSLISQLMQNPSMRQLMQNVLSDPQFMNQVLDSNPHIQNLLESNTQLRDLLLNPESRRRLASSLMLERLASLRPSLTALLGAQQSSQEQTQAGDDLGTPNISGLESLMNFLPRHSPGGLGATNNTDVPPEELFATQLSQLQEMGFGDTQENIRALTATSGNVHAAVERLLRNLGQ, translated from the exons ATGGGTGGTGGCGTCGCCGGCGAGCACGGTGAGTCGAGCGCCACCGGCATCGGCGGCGGTTTGGCCATTGTCCACGTTCGGTCCTCCAACGGGTCAAAGATCTCTGTGGAGACGAACCTCGACGTCAACGTTGGGGATTTCAAGGTTGTTCTGGCGGGGAAGTGCGACGTTCTGGCGGAGCAACAGCGTCTGATATATAAAGGCCGGATCCTGAAGGATGAGCAAACCCTAGCCAGCTATG GTTTGGAGTCAGACCATACTATCCATTTGGTTCGTGGTTTTCCTGCACCTAGTGCATCAACTGATCGAGCTGCATCCAACCTTGGACTTTCAAGGGATCCTGATCGCAATTCCCGGCGTTCGGGCACTCTTCTTGCAGAGCTCTTTGGAAATGGGGGTTCGAGTTCATTTGGATCTGGATTTTCAGGATTTGATCAGGTGGAGCAGCAATTAACCGAGAATCCTAACATGATGAGAGAGATAATGAACATGCCTGTTCTTCAGAATCTGATGAACAACCCTGATATTGTGAGAAACTTGATCATGAACAATCCTCAAATGCGAGAGATTATAGACCAAAATCCTGATCTTGCACATGTACTTAATGACCCTAGCACCCTTCGCCAAACTTTGGAAGTGGCAAGGAATCCTGAACTGATGCGAGAAGTCATGAGAAACACAGACAGGGCAATGAGCAATATCGAATCTTCTCCAGAGGGATTTAACATGCTCCGGCGCATGTATGAGACTGTTCAGGAACCATTCCTGAATGCCACTACGATGGCTGGTGACTCGGCAAGTAATTTAGGATCTAACTCATTTGGAGACCTTTTGGAGCACCAAACGGCTGTACAATCCAACATTTTATCAGCTAACCCTTCACCTACTAATTCAGATGCAACAATTGCATCTTCCACCCCTAATACCAACCCTCTACCCAATCCATGGGCCCGGGCAA CCCAGGTTCCGCAGACCACCAGGACCCTTTCAACCCCTAACAGCAATGTAAGAACATCTGGATTAGCTGGATTAACTGAACTTGGCATGCCGGAATTGGAAAGAATGGTAGGTGGTGCTTTGGATTCTTCCCTCATCAGTCAATTAATGCAAAACCCATCTATGAGACAGTTAATGCAGAATGTGCTGTCTGACCCCCAGTTCATGAACCAG GTTCTTGATTCAAATCCTCACATTCAAAACCTGCTGGAGTCCAATACCCAACTGAGAGATTTATTGCTAAATCCAGAATCACGTCGTCGGCTGGCTTCCTCGTTAATGCTAGAG CGACTAGCTAGCCTTCGCCCATCACTTACAGCACTATTAGGTGCACAACAATCAAGCCA GGAACAAACACAAGCTGGTGATGACTTGG GCACACCGAATATTTCTGGTTTGGAGTCGTTGATGAACTTCTTACCTAGACATTCTCCTGGTGGTCTTGGTGCTACCAACAACACTGATG TACCACCTGAAGAACTTTTTGCAACCCAGCTATCTCAGCTTCAAGAAATGGGTTTCGGCGATACACAGGAGAATATCCGTGCTTTGACTGCCACTTCCGGAAATGTCCATGCTGCAGTTGAACGTCTCTTGCGAAATCTCGGTCAGTAA
- the LOC120272359 gene encoding membrane steroid-binding protein 1, translating to MAVAEAWATLKHAIEAYTGLSAATFFTVLALAVAIYYAVSGFFGEPAVVSDKREVEAEELEPLPPPVQIGEVTEEELRAYDGSDPKKPLLMAIKGQIYDVSQSRMFYGPGGPYALFAGKDASRALAKMSFEEKDLTGDISGLGPFELDALQDWEYKFMSKYVKVGTIKKPDFEKDVPTVDASEATAQTAEGSSLNTTVTADDLEERKEVVAGEEAKE from the exons ATGGCGGTGGCGGAGGCTTGGGCGACGCTGAAGCACGCCATCGAGGCATACACGGGGCTATCGGCGGCTACGTTCTTCACGGTGTTGGCTTTGGCCGTCGCCATCTACTACGCCGTCTCTGGGTTCTTTGGGGAGCCGGCCGTTGTGTCGGATAAACGGGAGGTTGAGGCTGAGGAGTTGGAGCCGCTTCCTCCGCCTGTGCAGATTGGAGAGGTCACTGAGGAGGAACTTAGGGCTTATGATGGGTCTGATCCTAAGAAGCCGCTTCTCATGGCTATCAAGGGTCAGATCTATGATGTCTCTCAGAGCAG AATGTTCTATGGACCAGGAGGGCCGTATGCCTTATTTGCTGGTAAAGATGCTAGTAGAGCACTAGCAAAGATGTCATTTGAGGAGAAGGACTTAACTGGGGACATCTCTGGCCTTGGGCCCTTTGAACTTGATGCCCTGCAGGACTGGGAGTACAAATTCATGAGCAAATATGTCAAGGTGGGAACAATCAAGAAACCGGACTTTGAGAAGGATGTGCCTACTGTAGATGCCTCTGAAGCTACTGCTCAAACTGCTGAAGGAAGCTCCTTAAATACCACTGTCACGGCGGATGATCTTGAGGAAAGGAAGGAAGTCGTTGCTGGTGAAGAGGCGAAAGAGTAG
- the LOC120271765 gene encoding receptor-like protein EIX2, with protein MPALLLYLLQLLLLLLTFQCTHDFPLCNAVALVLITEHPANCIENERMALLDFKKNIIDPNNNLYSWAGQDCCSWKGVNCDNQTGNIDRLELGWQISDQQYFNLRGEISLSLLHLQHLKHLDLSGNFFLGESIPSFLSQFKELRYLNLSGSYFAGHIPASFGNLSSLHTLDLSYNYGVHVDDPTHQWLSHLTSLQHLVVSGVTFGSNSSSSLFLALNKLPSIKEIRLSECELESVSLFIPHLNFSSLFILDISYNYINFSVSSLLFNLKSLQYLYLSNNHFNNIEHHYQWLSHLTSLQHFDMSYNTISNSSRTLFLALNKLPSIKEIHLTRCEFKSIPVSFPQLNFSSLSLLDLSYNNINFSGISWMFNLKSLQYLDLGHNELYPDSLFSPPDDHPFRQILIPAENIKQTNEISIPESIGSLCSLKTLDLSGLNINMTLIELGHVFSGCLMNSLAHLHLASVNLKGDIIAGWIWDIKNLKSLDLSDNSLSGSVPLSLAKLAQLEYMNLANNQLRGAISEAHFTQLEKLETLDISHNSLVFNVSSNWAPPFLLKEMRISSCSVGPKFPAWLQTQHKLHALDMSQTGISDTMPDWFWNLTSRHIVHLDVSNNQIQGIIPKSLHFINLEWIDLSSNRFYGPLPKIPGSRVMSINLSNNSFSGFIPHNIIDDSHQSYLQILLSMNKLNGTIPSSFCQIRRLILLDISTNQLSGELPDCWLNSSILTDLNVADNNLSGTIPNSLCYVPYLQSLQLSHNKLSGEFPVSLKNCSKLPGLDLSHNNFSGRIPNWVGENLSSLSVLILKSNSFTDHIPQEISQLKYLQILDLSNNNVSGPIPKSLGNLTTMQMTPKNTYWLPVFLAGPQSMLLNLNQREDEYKSNRLPYIKYIDLSNNNLSENIPEELASLYGLQSLNLSGNTLEGEIPDKLGRMQQLESLDLSRNKFLGNIPATLSNLTFLSLFNVSHNNLSGRIPSGNQFNTFRDPFIYIGNHLCGFPLSDNCTKEAVTSKEGPNDDKAEMDEDDDDILWLYIGSLTGFPVGSSIVWKGKEKLLAKQLREEFSSWSQM; from the exons ATGCCTGCCTTACTATTATATCTTCTGcaactactactactattactTACTTTTCAATGCACTCATGATTTTCCTCTATGCAATGCAGTAGCTCTTGTTCTCATCACAGAGCATCCTGCTAATTGCATAGAGAATGAGAGAATGGCGCTTCTTGACTTCAAGAAGAACATCATTGATCCAAACAACAATCTCTATTCTTGGGCAGGACAAGACTGCTGCTCATGGAAAGGAGTCAACTGTGACAACCAAACTGGCAACATTGACAGACTTGAACTTGGGTGGCAGATATCTGACCAGCAATACTTCAATCTGAGAGGTGAGATATCATTGTCTTTGCTTCATCTTCAACACTTGAAACACCTTGACTTGAGTGGCAACTTCTTCCTTGGAGAATCTATTCCATCATTCCTAAGCCAGTTCAAAGAATTGAGATACCTCAACCTCTCCGGTTCTTACTTTGCTGGACACATTCCTGCTAGTTTTGGAAATCTCTCCAGTTTGCACACTCTTGACCTCTCATACAATTATGGAGTTCATGTTGATGATCCCACTCATCAATGGCTTTCTCATCTTACTTCATTGCAACACCTTGTTGTGAGTGGTGTCACCTTTGGCAGTAACTCATCAAGTAGCTTGTTTCTAGCCCTGAACAAGCTTCCTTCCATAAAGGAGATACGTCTGtctgaatgtgaacttgaaagCGTTTCTCTTTTCATTCCCCATCTCAACTTCTCGTCTCTCTTCATTCTTGATATCTCGTACAACTACATCAATTTTTCAGTGTCTTCCTTGCTGTTCAACCTAAAAAGCCTTCAATATCTATACCTCAGCAACAATCATTTCAataacattgagcatcactatCAATGGCTTTCTCATCTCACTTCATTACAACACTTTGATATGAGTTATAACACTATCAGCAATTCATCCAGAACTTTGTTTCTAGCTCTCAACAAGCTTCCTTCCATAAAGGAGATACACTTGACCAGATGTGAGTTTAAAAGCATTCCCGTTTCTTTTCCCCAACTCAACTTCTCATCGCTTTCTCTCCTTGATTTGTCTTACAACAACATCAATTTCTCCGGGATTTCATGGATGTTCAACCTCAAGAGCCTCCAATATTTGGACCTTGGTCACAATGAACTTTATCCTGACAGCCTATTTTCTCCACCTGATGACCATCCTTTCAGGCAAATTTTAATACCAGCAGAAAATATCAAGCAGACTAATGAGATTAGCATACCTGAAAGCATTGGCAGTCTTTGCAGCTTGAAAACTCTAGATCTTTCAGGGTTGAATATCAACATGACACTCATTGAACTTGGTCATGTTTTTTCTGGTTGTCTTATGAATAGTCTCGCTCATTTGCACTTAGCTTCTGTAAATCTCAAAGGAGACATAATAGCTGGTTGGATTTGGGACATCAAGAATCTCAAGTCTCTTGATCTATCTGACAACTCACTCTCTGGCTCTGTTCCTCTATCTCTAGCAAAACTTGCACAGCTAGAGTATATGAATCTTGCTAATAATCAGCTGAGAGGAGCTATATCGGAAGCACACTTCACTCAACTTGAGAAATTAGAAACACTTGATATTTCTCATAATTCCCTAGTTTTCAATGTGAGTTCTAACTGGGCTCCTCCTTTTCTTCTCAAAGAAATGAGAATCAGCTCTTGCTCAGTTGGTCCGAAATTCCCAGCATGGCTTCAAACACAGCACAAATTGCATGCACTTGACATGTCTCAGACCGGAATTTCAGACACCATGCCTGACTGGTTCTGGAATCTTACTTCTCGCCACATAGTTCATTTAGACGTCTCCAATAATCAGATTCAGGGAATTATACCCAAATCCTTACATTTCATCAACCTGGAGTGGATTGACCTCTCTTCAAACCGATTTTATGGTCCTCTACCAAAAATTCCTGGTTCGAGGGTCATGTCTATAAACCTTTCCAATAACTCATTTTCAGGATTTATCCCTCACAATATCATAGATGATTCACATCAATCTTACTTACAAATCTTGCTTTCCATGAACAAATTGAACGGCACTATTCCTAGCTCATTTTGTCAAATAAGAAGACTCATACTTCTGGATATCTCTACAAACCAATTGTCTGGTGAGCTCCCTGATTGCTGGTTAAATTCATCTATACTAACTGATTTGAATGTGGCAGACAACAACCTATCTGGAACAATACCAAATTCATTATGCTATGTTCCTTATCTACAGTCACTGCAATTGAGCCACAACAAACTGTCTGGTGAGTTCCCAGTTTCACTCAAGAATTGCAGTAAATTGCCCGGTCTTGATCTCAGCCACAATAATTTCAGTGGAAGAATACCAAATTGGGTTGGAGAAAACTTATCCAGTTTAAGTGTTCTCATCTTAAAATCAAATTCTTTTACTGATCACATCCCACAAGAAATATCTCAACTCAAATATCTACAAATCTTGGATTTGTCAAACAACAATGTCTCAGGCCCCATTCCAAAAAGTCTGGGCAACTTGACCACGATGCAAATGACTCCGAAGAACACATACTGGCTGCCAGTATTCCTGGCAGGTCCACAAAGCATGCTATTGAACCTCAATCaaagagaagatgagtataAAAGCAATCGTCTTCCGTATATAAAATACATTGATCTCTCCAACAATAACTTGTCAGAAAACATCCCTGAAGAGCTAGCAAGTCTGTATGGTTTACAAAGTTTAAACCTCAGTGGAAATACTTTGGAAGGTGAAATTCCAGACAAGTTGGGTAGAATGCAGCAATTGGAATCACTAGACTTGTCAAGAAACAAGTTCTTAGGGAACATACCTGCAACTTTATCAAACTTGACCTTCTTGAGTTTATTCAATGTATCTCATAACAACTTGTCAGGAAGGATACCATCAGGCAACCAATTCAACACATTCAGAGACCCTTTCATTTACATTGGAAATCATCTTTGTGGGTTTCCTCTAAGTGACAATTGCACTAAAGAGGCCGTAACAAGCAAGGAAGGGCCAAATGATGATAAAGCTGAAatggatgaagatgatgatgatatctTGTGGCTATACATTGGATCCTTGACAGGATTTCCAGTTGGGTCCTCCATTGTTTGG aagggaaaagaaaaacttcTTGCCAAACAACTAAGAGAAGAGTTTTCATCTTGGTCACAAATGTAA